The following proteins are co-located in the Trichormus variabilis 0441 genome:
- a CDS encoding NACHT domain-containing protein, protein MGKRFWQTWQEFRQSFSVSESLSTSVETGKAVLEAANTLKEEGDSIEILQSVLQNSSSLLDVLCSPMAQVIGAGLPFVPIGIALLKFARDINQKEPSLEDCFFIVSQAAYLESTKEILSLNIYQNFNWDAKLDIQAISQQIEKLNDVEFNSDTASKAIRCFHESPLAEAFNRVLLARLAAANISPGLADILTQRVARNTHRHIIKAWIEAGEAIKTLIQPSLGDWQREQERFQSIDNYLKTHIEQKPFELVFDEKFAFKDIYVPIKAKPVDANGKIDEEKDSFNLDTWAKTILLNPDNLEQVMFIQGGPGRGKSVFCRMFAYTVWRQLHPIWTPILIRLRDIDTFETRLENTIKAELKLGFIQGDANWLTNANTRFLFILDGFDELHIETRNNLNLGDFIKQVAGFQKECKDYREMGHRVIITGRSMALQGIADLPRNLERVEIVEMDGQLQQQWLNKWEAVQVNKGKTIAFEQFLQSDKCPDEVKKLAQEPLLLYLLAAMYRDSKLDIHKLEQASDNRTAKIIIYQEAVNWVLTKQRSEPDGTDLNIELTKQKPEDLKRILMEAAVCVVQSGGEFASMSMLEARLQEDEGAKALIEKAKEKLGNEALKTALAAFYIRPAEKQEGGVEFFHKSFGEFLFAERLKARLKAWTQYYDGDEGRQPIISEAVMNWEIYDLLGYGGLTQEIVDYLMGLLTESQDFRWVELFKRLDKFYSKWCQGKFIDTSEETLPQKKLRQLQRYGIQGLGQRQVDVYAGLNVMILLLELHRYAQGRDELKAEIVFYPSGKPQGHRLTARLLRIMNYSDGLDLGNFIRIVGKFLRGADLSGADLSGAFLKGVFLRSADLSGAYLRGADLRDAYLNGADLSGADLSGAYLNGAYLNGAYLNGAYLSHADLSRADLRSADLRSANLISADLISADLISADLNGADLSHANLGDEFWGDVKWDEKTNWENVRGLDTAINVPEALKRQLGLS, encoded by the coding sequence ATGGGCAAGCGTTTCTGGCAAACTTGGCAAGAATTTAGGCAGTCATTTTCAGTATCAGAAAGCCTAAGTACAAGTGTCGAGACAGGTAAGGCAGTCTTGGAAGCTGCCAATACTCTCAAAGAAGAGGGTGATAGTATAGAAATCTTGCAATCAGTCCTGCAAAACTCATCTTCTTTATTAGATGTGTTGTGTTCGCCAATGGCGCAGGTTATAGGTGCGGGGTTGCCCTTTGTACCAATTGGCATTGCTTTGTTAAAGTTTGCCCGTGATATAAATCAGAAAGAACCATCCTTAGAAGACTGCTTTTTTATAGTTAGTCAAGCGGCTTATTTGGAAAGCACCAAAGAAATTTTAAGTTTAAATATATATCAAAATTTTAACTGGGATGCCAAGCTTGATATTCAAGCCATCAGTCAGCAAATAGAAAAGCTCAATGATGTTGAATTTAATTCTGATACTGCGAGTAAAGCAATCAGATGTTTCCATGAATCACCTTTAGCTGAAGCTTTCAACAGGGTTTTATTAGCTAGATTAGCAGCAGCAAATATTTCCCCAGGACTAGCGGACATTTTAACCCAACGTGTGGCTCGGAACACTCACCGCCATATCATTAAAGCTTGGATAGAAGCGGGTGAGGCGATAAAAACTTTAATTCAGCCTTCCTTGGGTGATTGGCAGAGAGAACAGGAAAGGTTTCAGAGTATTGATAATTATTTAAAAACTCATATTGAGCAGAAACCTTTTGAGTTAGTTTTTGATGAAAAGTTCGCCTTTAAAGATATTTATGTACCTATCAAAGCCAAGCCTGTAGATGCAAATGGCAAGATAGATGAAGAAAAGGATTCATTCAATTTAGACACTTGGGCGAAAACGATTCTGTTGAATCCTGATAACTTGGAACAGGTGATGTTTATCCAAGGAGGCCCAGGCAGGGGGAAAAGTGTTTTCTGTCGAATGTTTGCTTACACAGTGTGGCGACAGTTACACCCAATTTGGACACCAATCTTAATTCGCTTGAGAGATATCGACACTTTTGAAACACGGTTAGAGAATACTATTAAAGCCGAATTAAAACTGGGTTTTATTCAAGGTGATGCTAACTGGTTGACTAATGCCAATACTCGGTTTTTGTTTATTCTTGATGGTTTTGATGAACTGCATATTGAAACGAGAAATAACCTCAATTTGGGCGATTTTATTAAACAAGTAGCTGGTTTTCAGAAAGAATGCAAAGATTATAGGGAAATGGGGCATCGAGTTATCATTACTGGTAGGTCGATGGCTTTACAAGGTATTGCTGATTTACCCCGCAATTTGGAACGGGTGGAGATTGTGGAAATGGATGGGCAACTCCAACAGCAATGGTTAAATAAGTGGGAAGCTGTACAAGTAAATAAAGGTAAAACCATTGCGTTTGAGCAGTTTTTACAAAGTGATAAATGCCCCGATGAAGTTAAGAAATTAGCTCAGGAACCGCTATTGCTCTATTTATTAGCGGCAATGTATCGAGATTCTAAATTAGATATTCATAAGTTAGAGCAGGCAAGTGATAATCGCACCGCTAAAATTATCATTTACCAAGAAGCTGTAAATTGGGTACTGACTAAACAGCGTTCTGAACCAGATGGAACTGATTTAAATATTGAGTTAACTAAACAAAAGCCTGAGGATTTAAAACGCATCCTCATGGAAGCTGCGGTTTGTGTTGTGCAGTCTGGTGGTGAGTTTGCTTCTATGTCCATGTTAGAAGCACGTTTACAAGAAGATGAAGGAGCGAAGGCTTTAATTGAAAAAGCGAAAGAAAAACTGGGGAATGAAGCACTGAAAACGGCTTTGGCTGCATTTTACATTCGTCCGGCGGAAAAACAAGAAGGTGGGGTTGAGTTCTTCCATAAAAGTTTTGGGGAGTTTCTCTTTGCTGAACGCCTGAAAGCACGGCTTAAGGCTTGGACGCAATATTACGATGGGGATGAGGGGAGACAGCCAATTATTTCTGAAGCTGTAATGAATTGGGAAATCTATGATTTACTCGGTTACGGTGGGTTAACACAGGAAATTGTAGACTACCTGATGGGGTTGTTAACTGAGAGTCAAGATTTCCGGTGGGTGGAATTATTTAAGCGGTTAGACAAGTTTTATAGTAAGTGGTGTCAAGGGAAATTTATTGACACATCTGAGGAGACTTTACCCCAGAAGAAGTTGCGACAGTTGCAAAGGTATGGCATTCAAGGGTTAGGTCAGCGTCAGGTGGATGTTTATGCTGGGTTGAATGTGATGATTCTGCTGTTGGAGTTACACCGCTATGCTCAAGGGCGAGATGAGCTGAAAGCAGAAATTGTCTTTTATCCATCTGGGAAACCGCAGGGACATAGGCTCACAGCCCGATTGCTTCGCATCATGAATTATAGTGATGGGTTGGATTTAGGGAACTTTATTAGGATAGTTGGCAAATTCCTCAGAGGCGCAGACCTCAGTGGCGCAGACCTCAGTGGCGCATTCCTCAAAGGAGTATTCCTCAGAAGCGCAGACCTTAGTGGTGCATATCTCAGAGGTGCAGACCTCAGAGATGCATACCTCAATGGCGCAGACCTCAGTGGCGCAGACCTCAGTGGCGCATACCTCAATGGCGCATACCTCAATGGTGCATACCTCAATGGCGCATACCTCAGCCACGCAGACCTCAGTCGTGCAGACCTCAGAAGTGCAGACCTCAGAAGTGCAAACCTCATTAGTGCAGACCTCATTAGCGCAGACCTCATTAGCGCAGACCTCAATGGT
- a CDS encoding pentapeptide repeat-containing protein, producing the protein MSQLPHVWKLLQNYVRGTRSTDRPTTKYVGSRSFLPLGKYQQKPAKDVNFSQVNLQKEILCERLQISLEAWIREDSRGQFSTSSSQLQQEIYDLLGNGALTPEIVEKVIELPILEREFRPELLFHRLEDFYQRWCRGEFIDAPPSENLPQRKLLEMAAQNQGIGLRQIDIYAGLNVLILLLELHRHAQEQEELRQQINFYPSSPPDTDSFFTSQLLRVINYSDAIEIGNFSNIVGEFLRDGNFQGAYLGNANLTGVNFSGANLSGAYLGDANLTGANFQGANLTGADFGDANLSSVNLSGANLSSADLSSANLTGANLSGANLERADLSRADLSSCILNDGELSHANLSGVNFRDAELCRANLSNAILFGANLSDANLNHVDLSRADLCRADLSGADLTHATLNGTNLSDTILFSTNLSDAILEAADLSYAKLNGAKLNYARLNGAMFLGADLSGVDLTGVVLNDADLSGGILSEADLTGADLSDAVLLGTDFSFANLNSANLSGSNLSGAILNGADLSSANFSYAILDDTDLSEANLEDMTWGEIQQWEGVRGLETALNLPEALREKLGKR; encoded by the coding sequence ATGTCACAACTACCTCATGTTTGGAAACTATTACAGAATTACGTTCGGGGTACAAGGTCAACAGATAGGCCTACAACAAAGTATGTAGGTAGTCGCTCATTTTTACCTCTGGGAAAATACCAACAAAAACCAGCCAAAGATGTAAACTTTTCTCAAGTTAATTTACAGAAAGAAATTTTATGTGAAAGATTACAAATCAGTTTAGAGGCATGGATAAGAGAGGATAGTAGGGGGCAATTTTCAACTAGTAGTAGCCAACTCCAACAAGAGATTTATGATTTACTCGGTAATGGTGCATTAACTCCAGAAATAGTCGAAAAAGTTATAGAATTGCCTATCCTTGAAAGAGAATTTCGCCCAGAGTTGCTATTTCACCGCCTAGAAGACTTTTATCAACGTTGGTGTCGAGGAGAATTTATCGATGCGCCACCAAGCGAGAACTTACCTCAGCGAAAATTGCTGGAGATGGCAGCACAAAATCAGGGTATTGGACTGAGGCAGATTGATATTTACGCCGGGCTTAATGTCCTGATTTTACTTCTAGAATTACACCGCCACGCCCAAGAGCAAGAAGAACTGCGGCAACAAATCAACTTTTATCCTTCTTCCCCACCAGATACAGACAGCTTTTTCACCTCCCAACTACTGCGGGTAATTAATTATAGCGATGCCATTGAAATTGGCAACTTTAGTAATATCGTGGGGGAATTTCTCCGGGATGGTAATTTTCAAGGTGCATACCTGGGAAATGCCAACTTGACGGGAGTCAACTTCAGTGGTGCTAACCTCAGTGGTGCATACCTTGGTGATGCCAACCTTACAGGCGCAAACTTCCAAGGTGCTAACCTCACAGGTGCAGACTTTGGTGATGCCAACCTCAGTAGTGTTAATCTCAGTGGTGCTAACCTGAGTAGTGCCGACCTCAGCAGCGCCAACCTTACAGGTGCAAACCTAAGCGGTGCTAACTTGGAACGTGCCGACCTCAGCCGCGCTGACTTGAGTAGCTGCATCCTCAATGATGGCGAATTAAGCCACGCCAACCTCAGTGGTGTCAACTTCAGAGATGCCGAACTCTGTCGCGCTAACCTCAGCAACGCCATCTTATTTGGTGCTAACCTCAGTGATGCCAACCTCAATCATGTTGACCTCAGTCGCGCCGACCTTTGTCGTGCAGACCTGAGTGGTGCAGACCTCACCCACGCCACCCTCAACGGTACTAACCTCAGCGACACCATTCTTTTTAGTACTAACTTAAGTGATGCCATTCTGGAGGCAGCCGACCTCAGTTATGCCAAACTCAACGGCGCGAAACTCAACTACGCCAGACTCAACGGTGCTATGTTCTTAGGTGCAGACCTCAGTGGCGTAGATTTAACTGGCGTGGTTCTCAACGATGCCGATTTGAGTGGCGGAATTCTCAGCGAAGCCGACCTCACAGGTGCAGACCTCAGCGATGCGGTACTTTTGGGTACTGACTTCAGCTTTGCCAATCTCAACAGCGCCAACCTCAGTGGTAGTAACTTGAGTGGCGCAATTTTGAATGGTGCAGACCTCAGTAGCGCTAACTTCAGTTATGCCATTCTCGACGATACAGACTTAAGTGAAGCCAACCTAGAAGATATGACCTGGGGAGAAATTCAGCAATGGGAAGGTGTGCGCGGTTTGGAGACAGCGCTGAATCTGCCGGAGGCGTTGCGGGAAAAGTTGGGAAAGAGGTAA
- a CDS encoding zinc-dependent metalloprotease has translation MRKFTFYLILFNGLFLGIATANAKLSPVDIVNQHLQNSPIIDITTKPQKPITNQHPHISTPLHPAYTLSPSAAIKQSHQPLLQRPEKIWVINQNQQVKDQPFIWVVNDHKKAAQQPFLQVGKSTDKPDKKPATESKPEKKDDLESFDEVVKDTEKLDGLFTLYRHKEKNKIYLEIKPEQLNKNYLATATLESGIGEQGIYSGLPLQDFLFYFQRVDKKLSFVVRNVNFRTREGDPQARSLARSFSDSVLYSVEIKSIHPQRKTLLIDLGDLLLADLAGLSLFTGLTPNTDQSSFGSAKTFPHNLEIESVLNFSSSTGTNPNNEMLYFTTVPDSRGFTLRVHYSLSQLPENNYRPRIADERVGYFITAYQDLSKEERNDPFVRYINRWHLEKKDPESSLSRPKKPIVFWIDNAVPLQYREAVKEGILMWNKAFLKAGFQDAVEARQMPDNAAWDPADIRYNTIRWINTVDGYFAMGPSRVNPLTGEILDADILVDASLVRLLKNRYSTLVEPSQLNTRTSLSALMRNRGLCNKGLAAKANNTTQEKSPRPNGFLQRLSKLAGDYDLCYGMEAANQFAFGALSMSLLQNNAPNQEQLQEYINQYLRLIVAHEVGHTLGLRHNFRGSNLLSPEEMNNQEISRHKGLTSSVMDYIPPNIAPQGTPQGDYFPSMVGSYDDWAIQYGYTQTNAKTPIAEKPILQAIASQSYKPELSYSPDEDMYDLDPTADAWDHSGNVLVYSQWQLDNSRLMWANLNKRFPMPGESYSDLSDRFSSVLSNYFQNIFYTTKYIGGQSFYRLQAGEISATKLASRPNHLPFEPVPVEQQRQALKTLQKYIFAEDALNFPPDLLNKLAPSRWYHWGSFPQIGRLDYPVHDLILFLQAAVLRELLAGDRLTRLKDIELKSLPEKSLALPELFDTLQAGVWTEVLKPKAGALKITSLRRGLQREYLDILIGMVLRREYVPEDARSLAWYKLKQLNDKLKSVNTNDEYTKAHLLETSDRIEKALNAPLQAN, from the coding sequence ATGAGAAAATTTACCTTTTATTTAATATTGTTCAATGGATTATTTTTAGGAATTGCAACAGCGAACGCCAAGTTATCACCTGTAGATATAGTTAATCAACATTTGCAAAATTCTCCAATTATAGATATAACAACTAAGCCTCAAAAACCCATAACCAATCAACACCCCCATATATCTACACCCTTACATCCTGCTTACACTCTTTCCCCCTCTGCTGCTATCAAGCAATCACATCAGCCTCTACTACAAAGGCCAGAAAAAATTTGGGTAATTAACCAAAATCAACAGGTCAAGGATCAACCCTTTATTTGGGTGGTGAATGATCATAAAAAGGCAGCACAGCAACCATTTCTACAAGTTGGTAAATCCACAGATAAACCGGATAAGAAACCTGCTACAGAATCTAAGCCGGAAAAAAAGGATGACTTAGAATCTTTTGATGAAGTAGTAAAAGATACTGAAAAACTAGACGGTCTATTTACTCTCTATCGTCATAAAGAAAAGAATAAAATATATCTAGAAATTAAGCCAGAACAGCTAAATAAAAATTACTTAGCTACCGCAACCCTAGAATCTGGTATTGGCGAACAAGGAATTTACAGTGGTTTACCATTACAAGACTTTTTATTTTATTTCCAGAGAGTAGACAAAAAACTATCTTTTGTGGTGCGTAATGTGAATTTTCGCACAAGGGAAGGTGATCCACAAGCGCGATCGCTCGCCCGTTCGTTTAGCGATTCCGTTCTCTACTCGGTGGAAATCAAAAGCATCCATCCCCAAAGAAAAACCTTGTTAATTGACTTGGGTGACTTGCTGCTGGCAGATTTAGCCGGATTATCTTTGTTTACAGGATTGACTCCAAATACAGACCAGTCTTCCTTTGGCAGTGCTAAAACCTTTCCCCACAACTTAGAAATTGAGTCGGTATTGAACTTCTCTAGCAGTACTGGTACAAACCCTAACAATGAAATGTTATATTTCACGACCGTACCAGATAGTCGTGGCTTCACCCTCAGGGTTCACTATAGTCTTTCCCAACTACCAGAAAATAATTATCGTCCCCGGATAGCTGATGAACGGGTTGGTTACTTTATCACTGCTTACCAAGATTTATCTAAAGAAGAACGCAACGATCCTTTTGTCCGCTATATTAATCGCTGGCACTTAGAAAAGAAAGACCCGGAATCATCCCTATCTCGTCCCAAAAAACCCATTGTCTTCTGGATTGATAACGCCGTACCCTTACAGTACCGCGAAGCTGTCAAAGAAGGGATACTCATGTGGAACAAGGCCTTTCTTAAGGCGGGATTTCAAGATGCAGTGGAAGCCAGACAAATGCCAGACAATGCCGCATGGGACCCAGCCGATATTCGTTACAATACAATTCGTTGGATTAACACTGTTGATGGTTATTTTGCTATGGGGCCATCTCGCGTTAATCCTTTAACTGGGGAAATTTTGGATGCAGACATATTAGTTGATGCTAGTCTTGTCCGCTTACTCAAAAATCGATACAGCACACTTGTAGAACCTAGTCAACTCAATACCCGTACCTCCTTATCGGCATTAATGCGGAATCGGGGACTTTGTAACAAAGGTTTAGCCGCAAAAGCCAACAACACTACTCAAGAAAAATCTCCAAGACCAAATGGTTTTTTGCAGCGTTTATCCAAGCTAGCCGGTGATTATGACTTATGCTACGGCATGGAAGCCGCCAATCAATTTGCTTTTGGGGCTTTGTCCATGTCACTGCTACAAAACAACGCACCGAATCAAGAACAGCTACAAGAATATATCAATCAATATTTACGTTTAATTGTTGCCCATGAAGTAGGACATACCCTGGGTTTACGTCATAACTTCCGTGGTAGTAATCTGCTATCACCAGAAGAGATGAACAATCAAGAAATTAGCCGCCATAAAGGTTTGACAAGTTCGGTGATGGACTATATTCCACCGAATATTGCCCCCCAAGGGACACCGCAGGGAGACTATTTTCCCAGTATGGTGGGGTCTTATGATGATTGGGCTATTCAGTACGGTTATACCCAAACCAACGCGAAAACTCCCATAGCAGAAAAGCCGATTTTACAAGCAATCGCCAGCCAATCTTATAAGCCGGAATTGAGTTATTCTCCCGATGAGGATATGTATGACCTCGACCCCACCGCCGATGCTTGGGATCATAGTGGTAACGTGCTGGTTTATTCTCAATGGCAATTAGATAATTCTCGGTTGATGTGGGCAAATCTCAATAAACGTTTCCCTATGCCGGGAGAAAGTTATAGTGATTTAAGCGATCGCTTTAGCTCAGTTCTCAGTAACTATTTTCAGAATATCTTCTACACAACAAAATACATTGGTGGGCAGTCCTTCTACCGTCTACAGGCTGGGGAAATATCAGCTACTAAGCTAGCCAGTCGCCCAAATCACTTACCCTTTGAACCTGTACCTGTTGAACAACAACGGCAAGCACTCAAAACACTACAAAAGTATATTTTTGCTGAAGATGCCCTGAATTTTCCCCCAGACCTACTGAATAAATTAGCACCTTCTCGCTGGTATCACTGGGGGAGTTTTCCCCAAATTGGCCGCTTAGATTATCCCGTTCATGACTTAATATTATTCCTGCAAGCTGCTGTATTACGGGAATTACTGGCAGGCGATCGCCTCACTCGTCTCAAGGATATTGAACTCAAGAGCTTACCCGAAAAATCACTAGCATTACCTGAGCTTTTTGATACTTTGCAAGCTGGAGTTTGGACAGAAGTTCTCAAACCAAAAGCCGGGGCGCTGAAAATTACTAGCCTCCGGCGCGGCTTGCAGCGAGAATACCTCGATATCTTGATTGGTATGGTGTTGCGGCGAGAATACGTCCCGGAAGATGCCCGTTCCTTGGCTTGGTATAAACTTAAACAATTAAACGACAAACTCAAGTCAGTCAATACCAACGATGAATATACCAAAGCCCACTTGTTAGAAACTAGCGATCGCATTGAGAAAGCTTTGAATGCCCCATTGCAGGCGAATTAG
- a CDS encoding DUF1995 family protein yields MPELPNSLEDAIAQSREATKAALADGCHRIQVELLFPELKFMPVAEQFLPCLVEYESRLKVFFADAGAAALARRDWKDAPFQILDIGTGRTASIQSKIQPEDEIFLFISPTSVEVPQLEKICEIIGDRPAIFLNPRLEDAGTVGIGYTARQTRERFLNIIQSCYYLRPIDDETALFRSYPGDWEIWVENDGNWAKIANLPKKPSGDEIDLILMKGQAQTAETDAIPARKPSVFKSLQRFIKALNR; encoded by the coding sequence ATGCCGGAACTTCCCAACAGTTTAGAAGACGCGATCGCCCAATCCCGTGAAGCCACTAAAGCAGCTCTCGCAGACGGTTGTCACCGCATCCAAGTCGAGTTGCTGTTTCCCGAACTCAAGTTTATGCCTGTAGCAGAACAGTTTCTCCCCTGTTTGGTAGAATACGAATCTCGCTTGAAAGTCTTCTTTGCTGATGCTGGTGCTGCTGCTTTAGCTCGTCGTGATTGGAAAGACGCACCCTTTCAGATTTTGGATATTGGTACGGGAAGGACTGCTTCTATTCAATCGAAAATTCAACCAGAAGATGAAATTTTCCTCTTTATCTCCCCCACTTCCGTAGAAGTACCCCAACTAGAGAAAATTTGTGAAATAATAGGCGATCGCCCGGCTATTTTCCTCAACCCTCGCTTAGAAGATGCAGGTACTGTAGGTATTGGTTATACAGCCAGACAAACCCGCGAGCGTTTCCTCAATATCATTCAATCCTGTTACTACCTACGTCCTATTGATGATGAAACGGCTTTATTCCGTTCTTACCCCGGAGACTGGGAAATTTGGGTAGAAAATGATGGTAACTGGGCGAAAATTGCCAATTTACCCAAAAAGCCTTCAGGTGATGAAATAGATTTAATTCTCATGAAAGGGCAAGCACAAACAGCAGAAACAGATGCTATACCTGCCAGAAAGCCCAGTGTTTTCAAAAGTTTACAACGTTTTATTAAGGCGTTGAATCGTTGA
- a CDS encoding DUF7219 family protein, translated as MVESNRNDKNNFFSARSRYYGRGKAENLTFNADLREFANKIGYVTALETSGKLSPDEACKQIKSLWKQLKRSKKALSISNDPPISP; from the coding sequence ATGGTAGAGTCTAATCGGAACGACAAAAACAACTTTTTTTCTGCTCGCAGTCGCTACTACGGTCGGGGGAAAGCAGAAAATCTTACATTTAACGCTGATTTGCGAGAATTTGCTAACAAAATTGGCTATGTCACAGCTTTGGAAACATCCGGTAAGCTTTCTCCTGATGAAGCTTGTAAGCAAATTAAGTCTCTTTGGAAACAATTGAAACGTAGTAAAAAAGCTCTCTCGATTAGTAACGACCCACCAATTTCACCTTGA
- a CDS encoding PPC domain-containing protein has product MAEQKNKNYWFKFNLALIASMSSGLVVANYTLPIKALDIHENSGKLIIAKTPDERQPEAVQQAIEQIPTSPPPATPQQSKQSIESPIPVRESSNSTASNPTPQPRESNSANRTSTPSNSNPTSQPRQTNSAPRTSTQSNSNSRQTNSASPQRGRQSATNPGSRNSTAKISPVSLSNLPFREINFVDIAFGVLSKGDFQSQGRYFHFYKFEGRENQLLQIRLGGSTDSRRSSNLSLSPFMFLLDPDNKVILKRGSVGTNSDLQDAFVFVRLPVKGTYTIAVTSRNPGDTGRYSLALRNDRASYILDESAELNAQSLTIKQNRSAYNVSQFQGKKNQLVSIRADSVNEEFSPYIVLLNSQGKTIAADNAKDGLYSALIDRARLPEDDTYYIVVTSNNPNNRGTYRLTLF; this is encoded by the coding sequence ATGGCAGAACAGAAGAACAAAAATTATTGGTTCAAATTTAACTTAGCTTTGATTGCTTCCATGAGCAGTGGCTTAGTAGTTGCAAACTATACTTTGCCTATAAAGGCTCTTGATATCCATGAGAACTCTGGAAAACTGATAATAGCTAAAACCCCAGACGAGAGACAACCAGAAGCAGTACAACAAGCTATCGAGCAAATCCCTACTTCTCCACCGCCTGCAACTCCACAACAAAGCAAGCAATCAATCGAGTCACCCATTCCTGTTCGTGAATCTTCCAACTCAACAGCCTCTAATCCAACTCCCCAACCTAGAGAAAGTAATTCTGCAAATAGAACATCCACACCATCAAATTCCAACCCAACTTCTCAGCCGAGACAAACTAACTCTGCGCCTAGAACATCTACACAGTCCAACTCTAACTCTAGACAAACTAACTCTGCTTCACCGCAGAGAGGTCGTCAATCAGCTACAAATCCAGGTAGCCGCAATTCAACTGCCAAAATTTCCCCTGTTTCCCTGTCTAATCTTCCTTTTAGGGAGATTAACTTCGTAGATATCGCTTTTGGCGTACTTTCTAAAGGTGATTTTCAGTCCCAAGGAAGGTATTTTCATTTCTATAAATTCGAGGGAAGAGAAAACCAACTACTCCAAATCAGGCTGGGTGGTAGCACTGATTCACGTCGCTCCAGCAATTTGAGTCTCAGTCCGTTTATGTTCCTCCTTGATCCTGATAATAAAGTGATCTTAAAAAGAGGTAGTGTTGGGACAAATAGTGATCTTCAGGATGCGTTTGTCTTTGTACGATTACCTGTCAAAGGTACTTACACGATTGCAGTGACTAGTCGCAACCCTGGTGATACAGGACGTTATAGTTTAGCTCTCAGGAATGATAGAGCCAGCTATATCCTAGACGAATCGGCGGAACTGAATGCTCAAAGTTTAACTATTAAGCAAAATCGCAGTGCTTATAATGTGTCTCAGTTCCAAGGCAAAAAAAATCAGCTTGTCAGTATTCGTGCAGATAGTGTCAATGAAGAGTTTTCTCCTTATATAGTCTTGCTGAATTCTCAAGGGAAGACTATTGCTGCGGATAATGCTAAAGATGGTCTTTATAGTGCTTTAATTGACCGAGCTAGGTTGCCTGAGGATGATACCTACTATATAGTTGTTACTTCCAATAATCCCAACAACCGTGGCACATATCGATTGACTCTTTTCTAA